In Acinetobacter sp. TGL-Y2, a genomic segment contains:
- a CDS encoding IS30 family transposase, whose product MNYTHLTQEERYQIYTLLREGFSTRHIALRLARAPSTICREIKRNRNRNGYFAKHAHKLAKRRHISNHRTVSSSLLQQIESYLALQWSPEQIASHVAISMHSIYRYIQQDKLKGGSLYLHLRFRNQRKRKYGQPETRGMLSNRKSIHDRPHIIEKRSRFGDLEIDTIVGKNQQQSLVSIVDRKTGYLWLKKCSTRKSQAVCEATVDLLAPIKEKLKTITADNGKEFSLHEQIANELEIEFYFADPYSAWQRGTNENTNGLIRQYIRKGSDLNNYTDEYISEITKRLNHRPRKRLGFKSPSQVLLQEHGVALQVLI is encoded by the coding sequence ATGAACTATACTCATCTTACCCAAGAAGAAAGATATCAGATTTATACATTACTACGCGAAGGTTTTTCTACGCGTCATATTGCCCTCAGATTGGCTCGTGCTCCCTCTACAATTTGTAGAGAGATCAAACGTAATCGTAATAGAAATGGCTACTTTGCTAAACATGCTCATAAACTGGCTAAAAGACGCCATATCTCGAATCATAGAACTGTAAGTTCCTCCCTATTGCAACAGATCGAAAGCTATCTTGCTTTGCAATGGAGTCCCGAACAAATCGCTTCTCACGTAGCTATCAGTATGCATTCAATCTATCGATATATTCAGCAAGATAAACTCAAAGGAGGCAGTCTTTATCTTCATTTACGTTTTAGAAATCAACGAAAAAGAAAGTATGGACAACCAGAAACTCGTGGGATGCTCAGTAACCGTAAAAGCATTCACGATAGGCCACACATCATTGAGAAGCGATCACGTTTTGGTGATTTAGAAATAGATACGATTGTGGGCAAAAATCAGCAGCAGTCTTTAGTTTCAATTGTAGATAGGAAAACAGGCTATCTTTGGTTAAAGAAATGTAGCACTCGCAAGAGTCAGGCGGTTTGTGAAGCCACTGTTGACTTGCTGGCTCCAATCAAAGAGAAGTTAAAGACGATTACTGCTGATAATGGCAAGGAATTTAGCCTACATGAACAAATCGCGAATGAACTGGAAATAGAATTCTACTTTGCAGATCCTTACAGTGCATGGCAGAGAGGCACAAATGAGAATACGAATGGTCTGATCAGGCAATACATCAGAAAAGGAAGTGATCTAAATAACTACACGGATGAATATATTTCAGAGATTACTAAGCGTTTGAATCATCGCCCAAGAAAAAGACTCGGATTTAAAAGTCCGAGTCAGGTATTACTCCAAGAACATGGTGTTGCACTTCAAGTGCTAATCTAA
- a CDS encoding YceD family protein gives MSANTFPAQIEPFKWAEQGFTWAGTLPLSRFVRISREAVGSIDNQLINIDCKLSMDAYHRIVWLDGSVETKVPMECQRCLDTVEIPLVLDFHLALVDDESLIERLDEDADFIVLGESEATTKGAFNAPATADLLALIEDELLLLMPLSPKHDACVHKHQPTAEELAEEKRDNPFDVLAGLKGKLN, from the coding sequence ATGTCAGCAAATACCTTTCCGGCACAGATTGAGCCGTTTAAATGGGCAGAGCAAGGCTTTACATGGGCAGGAACCCTGCCGTTGTCACGTTTTGTTCGAATTTCCCGTGAAGCTGTTGGATCAATTGATAATCAATTGATCAACATAGACTGTAAGCTATCAATGGATGCGTATCATCGTATCGTTTGGTTAGATGGCAGCGTCGAAACGAAAGTACCAATGGAATGCCAACGTTGTTTGGATACTGTTGAAATTCCTCTCGTTTTAGATTTTCATTTAGCCTTGGTCGATGATGAGTCACTGATAGAGCGCTTGGATGAGGATGCTGATTTCATCGTTTTAGGTGAGAGTGAAGCAACGACTAAAGGAGCATTTAATGCACCTGCAACCGCTGATTTGCTCGCACTGATAGAGGATGAGTTGTTATTGTTGATGCCTTTGTCACCTAAGCATGACGCTTGTGTGCATAAGCATCAGCCTACCGCAGAAGAGCTTGCCGAAGAAAAACGGGATAATCCGTTTGATGTTTTGGCAGGTTTGAAGGGTAAACTTAACTAA
- the rpmF gene encoding 50S ribosomal protein L32, giving the protein MAVQQNRKSRSRRDMRRSHDALTENALTVDQTTGEIHRRHHVTKDGIYRGRQLFAKASAE; this is encoded by the coding sequence ATGGCCGTTCAGCAAAACCGTAAAAGTCGCTCTCGCCGTGACATGCGCCGTTCACATGACGCTTTAACCGAGAATGCATTAACTGTAGACCAAACTACAGGTGAAATCCATCGTCGTCACCACGTGACTAAAGATGGTATTTACCGTGGTCGTCAATTATTCGCTAAAGCATCTGCTGAATAA